Proteins found in one Actinokineospora alba genomic segment:
- a CDS encoding oxygenase MpaB family protein — MPYTAEQLDALRLEGDPLADAVIADLVATGQVDEVNAVLAEFRGNDTPIPENLPESVRSYLTATDDPPAWADLDRVARAYEFFADDGVHVASVLSFGAMVNCYAQPRPSRVLDLTHRLNQPHRRLSETSQFVVNLMAPNPFGSGGAFVPTIQKTRLIHAAVRHFVSQSPEWDAERDGVPVCQQDLLGALLIFSVQVLEGMRRIGISVTEQEAADYYYVWRVTGALLGIKTDAMPETLAEAEHLNATLVRASYGPSPEGIKLTKGLLDLYRDLFPGKAFDAAVPAMVRQVVDPDVADWLQVPKSRGWTRAVGAASRVMRWLERREDDNRVARAVLDKAGTLLLTGSVRTLTNGQSTTLSIPEDLRGHWNVPTCPVKHP; from the coding sequence GTGCCCTACACCGCCGAGCAACTCGACGCATTGCGCCTCGAAGGGGATCCTCTTGCCGACGCGGTGATCGCCGACCTGGTCGCGACCGGGCAGGTCGATGAGGTCAACGCGGTGCTGGCCGAGTTCCGCGGCAACGACACCCCGATCCCGGAGAACCTTCCCGAGTCGGTGCGTTCCTATCTCACCGCCACCGACGACCCGCCGGCGTGGGCCGACCTCGACCGGGTCGCCCGGGCGTACGAGTTCTTCGCCGACGACGGGGTGCACGTCGCGTCGGTGCTGTCGTTCGGGGCGATGGTCAACTGCTACGCGCAGCCGCGGCCGTCGCGGGTGCTCGACCTCACCCACCGGCTCAACCAGCCGCACCGCAGGCTGTCGGAGACCTCGCAGTTCGTGGTGAACCTGATGGCGCCCAACCCTTTCGGCTCGGGTGGGGCGTTCGTGCCGACCATCCAGAAGACCAGGCTCATCCACGCCGCGGTCCGCCATTTCGTCTCGCAGTCACCGGAATGGGACGCCGAGCGGGACGGCGTCCCGGTCTGCCAGCAGGACCTCCTGGGCGCCCTGCTGATCTTCTCGGTCCAGGTGCTCGAAGGCATGCGCCGCATCGGGATCTCCGTGACCGAACAGGAAGCCGCCGACTACTACTACGTCTGGCGGGTGACCGGCGCCCTGCTCGGCATCAAGACCGACGCGATGCCGGAGACCCTGGCCGAGGCCGAGCACCTCAACGCGACGCTCGTGCGGGCGAGCTACGGTCCCTCCCCCGAGGGCATCAAGCTGACCAAGGGCCTGCTCGACCTCTACCGGGACCTGTTCCCCGGCAAGGCTTTCGACGCCGCCGTCCCGGCCATGGTGCGCCAGGTGGTCGACCCGGACGTCGCCGACTGGCTGCAGGTGCCGAAATCCCGCGGCTGGACGCGCGCTGTCGGGGCGGCGAGTCGGGTCATGCGCTGGCTGGAGCGCCGCGAGGACGACAACCGGGTGGCCCGCGCGGTGCTGGACAAGGCGGGCACCCTCCTGCTCACCGGCAGCGTTCGCACCCTGACTAACGGCCAGTCCACGACCTTGTCGATCCCGGAAGACCTTCGCGGGCACTGGAACGTGCCGACCTGCCCGGTCAAGCACCCGTAA
- a CDS encoding GNAT family N-acetyltransferase — translation MNEVQWPTTAPRCGPVVLRAFAERDVQLAFEFGDDPYVPLIGSLPAKPSDQEAMDWIHRQQSRLAEGVGLSFAIADARTDEAVGAIGLWLQNLAAGRATAGYSVAATHRGRGFASSALTALTAFAWTIPALHRVELHIEPWNLGSIRVAENAGYRREGLLRSHQEIGGVRRDMLLHATIRAEPSTG, via the coding sequence ATGAACGAGGTTCAGTGGCCGACGACGGCTCCACGGTGCGGTCCGGTGGTGCTGCGCGCGTTCGCTGAGCGCGACGTGCAGCTCGCGTTCGAGTTCGGGGATGACCCGTACGTGCCGCTGATCGGGAGCCTCCCGGCGAAACCGTCCGACCAAGAGGCGATGGACTGGATCCACCGCCAGCAGAGCAGGCTCGCCGAGGGCGTCGGCCTGTCCTTCGCCATCGCCGACGCGCGAACCGACGAGGCGGTCGGCGCCATCGGCCTGTGGTTGCAGAACCTGGCCGCGGGCCGGGCGACGGCCGGGTACTCCGTGGCCGCCACGCACCGGGGTCGCGGTTTCGCGAGCAGCGCCTTGACGGCGTTGACCGCGTTCGCGTGGACGATCCCCGCGCTGCACCGGGTCGAACTCCACATCGAGCCGTGGAACCTGGGCTCGATCCGGGTGGCGGAGAACGCCGGCTACCGGCGGGAGGGGTTGCTGCGCAGCCACCAGGAGATCGGCGGTGTCCGGCGGGACATGCTGCTCCACGCGACGATCCGCGCGGAGCCGTCAACCGGGTAG
- a CDS encoding DUF1989 domain-containing protein, producing MPSSYHHEVPGGAAWSAPVRAGRLVTLSALGADANAALLLFGPDRLDRLNIPDTVKSQMSACVKPPMVLMSDRGLALASVVASTLDWHDCLTGFGHDRHLARFGPSSYAEHRNEWRRSARTGLVSELTKHGLGPADLHGCVNFFSKVAIADDKRASLTLVTGHAEAGDTVTLRTEQDVLIVLSTAPHPLSTADYAPAGVRVEVSPAPAVDADDASTVFRAESARALEMARRAQA from the coding sequence ATGCCATCTAGCTACCACCATGAAGTCCCCGGCGGCGCCGCGTGGTCCGCGCCGGTGCGCGCGGGCAGGCTGGTCACGCTGAGCGCCCTGGGCGCCGACGCGAACGCCGCGCTGCTGCTGTTCGGCCCGGATCGGCTGGACCGGTTGAACATCCCCGACACCGTGAAGTCGCAGATGTCGGCGTGTGTGAAGCCGCCGATGGTCCTGATGTCCGACCGCGGGCTCGCACTCGCCTCCGTCGTCGCCTCGACCCTCGACTGGCACGACTGCCTGACCGGCTTCGGCCACGACCGCCACCTGGCGCGGTTCGGCCCCAGCTCGTACGCCGAGCACCGCAACGAGTGGCGCCGGTCCGCGCGGACCGGGCTGGTCTCCGAGCTGACCAAGCACGGGCTGGGGCCTGCCGATCTGCACGGCTGCGTGAACTTCTTCAGCAAGGTGGCGATCGCCGACGACAAACGGGCCTCGCTGACGCTGGTCACCGGGCACGCCGAAGCGGGCGACACCGTCACGCTGCGCACCGAGCAGGACGTGCTGATCGTCCTGTCGACAGCGCCGCATCCGTTGTCCACGGCCGATTACGCGCCCGCCGGGGTGCGGGTCGAGGTCTCCCCCGCACCCGCGGTCGACGCCGACGACGCGAGCACCGTGTTCCGCGCGGAATCCGCCCGCGCGCTCGAGATGGCCAGGAGGGCACAGGCATGA
- a CDS encoding urea amidolyase associated protein UAAP2: MTVALDLVVPPGDGALITVPEGGRLRIVDLHGNQAVDTLLYDAADIDNRYSAFDTVREQGAVYLTTGSRLLSTALDELAVITDDTCGRHDTVGGACSQESNVIRYGEHTRHQHACRQTFLRYGAEKGIGQRQLGHNINFFMNVPVDGAGNLRFDDGLSAPGKYVELTASREILVLISNCPQLNNPCNGWNPTAVQLIGWWA, encoded by the coding sequence ATGACCGTGGCACTGGATCTGGTCGTCCCGCCCGGCGATGGCGCGTTGATCACCGTTCCCGAGGGCGGCAGGCTGCGGATCGTGGACCTGCACGGCAATCAGGCCGTCGACACCCTGCTCTACGACGCGGCCGACATCGACAACCGGTATTCGGCGTTCGACACCGTGCGCGAGCAGGGCGCGGTGTACCTCACGACCGGCTCGCGGCTGCTGTCGACCGCGCTGGACGAGCTGGCCGTGATCACCGACGACACCTGCGGCAGGCACGACACCGTCGGCGGCGCGTGCTCGCAGGAGTCCAACGTGATCCGGTACGGCGAGCACACCCGCCACCAGCACGCCTGCAGGCAGACCTTCCTGCGCTACGGCGCGGAGAAGGGCATCGGGCAGCGCCAACTGGGGCACAACATCAACTTCTTCATGAACGTGCCGGTCGACGGCGCGGGCAATCTCCGGTTCGACGACGGCCTGTCCGCGCCGGGCAAGTACGTGGAGCTCACCGCGAGCCGCGAGATCCTGGTGCTGATCAGCAACTGCCCGCAGCTCAACAACCCGTGCAACGGCTGGAATCCGACGGCTGTCCAGCTGATCGGCTGGTGGGCGTGA